A DNA window from Danio aesculapii chromosome 14, fDanAes4.1, whole genome shotgun sequence contains the following coding sequences:
- the LOC130240491 gene encoding LOW QUALITY PROTEIN: protocadherin alpha-C2-like (The sequence of the model RefSeq protein was modified relative to this genomic sequence to represent the inferred CDS: inserted 1 base in 1 codon): MDSDLTALSWRRYVLLLFLLSAVCRSALAVTHYSVPEEMEVGSVVANLATDLGLDIQTLIKRNVRLDVISNKKYLAINKDRGELYIQEKIDREYLCPAKTTTTCFLKMEVIVENPVRIFYIELEITDINDNNPHFRRDTINLDITESTSAGERFSVSNAVDSDVGSNSVKTYYLSKNEHFDIEIQSGRDGSKFADLILKKALDRETQAVHNLILTAVDGGVPPRSGTASIMVRVLDANDNAPKFDKESYTINLTENAPIGSLVVKLNATDLDEGSNAELVYSFSLYTSEKTQKTFSLNRDSGEIRVKEMVNYEDFRIYDMEVIASDKGTHPLTGQCKLSVLITDMNDNHPEISIKSFQSTVKEDVPVNTVIAVVSVSDKDSGENGQVDIHISADLPFALKESSDNYYELLVSEPLDREKLPEYDITITVTDRGNPPLSDNETITLELLDVNDNVPQXPQTFYTIPVMENNAPGASLSSITAVDPDLHENQYLVYFIIEKEIANTSMSMLFSINPENGNLYALKTFDYEIEKDFLFHIEARDSGVPPLSSNVTVHIIIMDQNDNTPLIVSPWRAQGSEVKETIPRSTDKGTLIAKVIAIDSDSVHNSRITYQFLQNTDATLFSLDQYNGEIRTMRMFSYRDSRDQRLVVIAKDNGEPALSATVTIKLSTVETALKTYTEVPLEYDIFSDLNLYLVIGLGSVSFLLLITILVTIVLKCQKAKPSKAAPPSRNSVISERNSTIADSTLVSNDAYWYSLFLAETRKGKLVVRQPVPKGARYIVSSIPRSTGLTETSDSAASTLQVCIAT, from the exons ATGGATTCTGATTTGACCGCCCTGTCATGGAGAAGGTACGTCTTGCTGCTTTTCCTTTTATCAGCGGTTTGTCGGTCGGCTCTGGCTGTTACGCACTATTCTGTTCCGGAGGAGATGGAAGTGGGGTCTGTCGTGGCTAATTTAGCGACTGATTTAGGGCTTGACATACAGACTTTGATAAAAAGAAACGTCAGATTAGATGTTATTTCTAACAAAAAATACCTCGCTATAAACAAAGACAGAGGTGAGCTGTACATACAAGAGAAGATTGATCGTGAATATTTGTGTCCAGCTAAAACGACTACaacttgctttttaaaaatggaaGTTATCGTGGAGAATCCCGTGCGAATATTTTATATTGAGCTGGAAATCACtgatataaatgataataatccTCATTTTAGACGTGATACAATTAATTTAGATATCACTGAATCAACATCAGCTGGTGAGCGATTCTCTGTCAGTAATGCGGTGGATTCTGATGTCGGTTCAAACTCTGTTAAAACGTATTATTTGAGCAAAAACGAGCATTTTGACATTGAAATTCAGTCTGGGAGGGACGGGTCCAAGTTTGcagatttaatattaaaaaaagcattagaTCGTGAAACACAGGCTGTTCATAATCTGATACTGACAGCAGTGGATGGCGGAGTCCCTCCGCGTTCTGGCACGGCCAGTATCATGGTTCGTGTGTTGGATGCGAATGACAACGCCCCTAAATTTGACAAAGAGAGCTACACCATCAATTTAACTGAAAACGCGCCCATAGGCAGCCTGGTGGTTAAATTAAACGCTACGGATCTAGACGAGGGTTCTAATGCAGAGCTGGTGTATTCATTTAGTCTGTATACATCAGAGAAGACGCAGAAAACATTCAGTTTGAATCGTGACAGTGGAGAAATTAGAGTGAAAGAGATGGTTAATTATGAAGACTTTAGAATTTACGATATGGAGGTTATAGCATCAGATAAAGGGACTCATCCATTAACAGGTCAATGTAAATTATCTGTATTAATTACTGACATGAATGACAATCACCCAGAAATTTCGATTAAGTCATTTCAGAGCACAGTTAAAGAGGATGTGCCTGTAAATACAGTGATTGCAGTTGTTAGTGTGAGTGATAAAGACTCTGGAGAAAATGGACAGGTAGACATTCATATTTCTGCTGATTTACCTTTTGCGCTTAAAGAATCATCtgataattattatgaattattagttTCAGAGCCGTTAGACCGTGAAAAGCTTCCAGAATATGACATCACTATCACCGTCACTGACAGGGGCAACCCGCCGTTATCTGATAATGAAACTATAACTTTAGAGCTGCTGGACGTGAACGACAATGTTCCTC TTCCACAGACTTTCTACACGATACCAGTAATGGAGAATAACGCGCCTGGAGCTTCACTGAGCTCTATAACTGCTGTAGACCCAGACCTCCATGAAAATCAGTATCTGGTTTATTTCATCATAGAGAAGGAAATAGCCAACACCTCCATGTCCATGCTGTTCTCCATTAACCCGGAGAACGGCAATCTTTACGCGCTAAAGACGTTTGATTATGAGATAGAGAAGGATTTTCTGTTCCACATCGAGGCCAGAGACTCTGGTGTTCCTCCACTCAGCAGTAACGTGACCGTTCACATTATTATCATGGACCAGAACGACAACACACCGCTTATAGTGTCTCCGTGGCGCGCGCAGGGCTCGGAGGTGAAGGAAACCATCCCGAGATCCACCGATAAAGGAACTCTGATCGCCAAAGTCATCGCCATAGACTCTGATTCAGTGCACAACTCCCGCATCACCTACCAGTTTCTCCAGAACACCGACGCTACATTATTCAGCTTGGATCAATACAACGGAGAGATCCGGACCATGAGGATGTTCAGTTACAGAGACTCGCGAGACCAGCGGCTGGTGGTGATCGCCAAGGACAACGGAGAGCCCGCGCTCTCTGCTACAGTCACCATCAAACTGTCCACGGTGGAGACCGCGCTTAAAACCTACACTGAGGTGCCTTTGGAGTATGACATCTTCTCGGATTTAAACCTGTATCTGGTGATCGGACTGGGCTCTGTGTCATTTCTTCTGCTCATCACTATATTGGTGACCATCGTGCTCAAGTGCCAGAAAGCGAAGCCCAGCAAAGCGGCTCCTCCGAGCAGGAACAGTGTGATCAGCGAGAGGAACTCCACCATCGCGGACTCCACTCTGGTCTCCAACGATGCCTACTGGTACAGTTTATTTCTAGCAGAGACGAGGAAAGGAAAGCTGGTGGTTAGACAGCCTGTGCCAAAGGGAGCGAGATACATCGTGTCCAGCATCCCGAGGAGCACAGGACTGACCGAGACCAGCGACTCTGCGGCTTCTACTTTACAGGTATGCATTGCCAcatag
- the LOC130240793 gene encoding LOW QUALITY PROTEIN: protocadherin alpha-C2-like (The sequence of the model RefSeq protein was modified relative to this genomic sequence to represent the inferred CDS: inserted 1 base in 1 codon; deleted 1 base in 1 codon), whose product MEPTIRLWLRYVLICVFLAAVLQTASAVTHYTIPEEMDEGSVVANLVSDLGLDLRSLSKRKMRLDVVASKKYLDVNKDTGELYILERIDRENLCISKSATTCVLKVDVTLENPIRMFNIELEIMDINDNAPRFRRDTMHLDISEGTTIGERFSLTNAVDPDIGSNSVKTYYLSQSDHFNIEIQTGRDGSKFADLILKKPLDREEQASHNLILTAVDGGVPARSGTASIIVRVLDTNDNAPQFDKDSYTINLTENAPIGSLVVRLNASDKDEGSNSDLXYSYSLYTSEKTQQTFSLNPNNGEIRVKELINYEDFRIYDMEIIATDKGANSLTGKCKVKILITDMNDNHPEISIKSFTSPVKEDVPVNTVIAVVSVSDKDSGENGQVDIHISADLPFALKESSDNYYELLVSEPLDREKLPEYDITITVTDRGNPPLSDNETITLELLDVNDNVPQFPQTFYTIPVMENNAPGASLSSITAVDPDLHENQYLVYFIIEKEIANTSMSMLFSINPENGNLYALKTFDYEIEKDFLFHIEARDSGVPPLSSNVTVHIIIMDQNDNTPLIVSPWRAQGSEVKETIPRSTDKGTLIAKVIAIDSDSVHNSRITYQFLQNTDATLFSLDQYNGEIRTMRMFSYRDSRDQRLVVIAKDNGEPALSATVTIKLSTVETALKTYTEVPLEYDIFSDLNLYLVIGLGSVSFLLLITILVTIVLKCQKAKPSKAAPPSRNSVISERNSTIADSTLVSNDAYWYSLFLAETRKGKLVVRQPVPKGARYIVSSIPRSTGLTETSDSAASTLQVCIAT is encoded by the exons ATGGAACCGACAATACGGCTTTGGTTAAGGTATGTCTTGATCTGCGTATTTCTCGCGGCTGTCTTGCAGACTGCATCTGCTGTTACTCACTACACAATTCCCGAGGAAATGGACGAAGGCTCTGTGGTTGCAAATCTGGTATCTGATTTAGGATTGGATTTGAGAAGTCTTAGTAAACGTAAAATGCGCTTGGATGTCGTCGCCAGTAAAAAATATCTTGACGTTAACAAAGACACAGGGGAGCTGTATATTTTAGAAAGGATTGACAGAGAGAATTTGTGCATATCAAAATCAGCCACAACATGCGTCCTTAAAGTGGATGTCACATTAGAGAATCCTATCCGAATGTTTAATATTGAACTTGAAATAATGGACATAAATGATAATGCTCCACGTTTCCGACGAGATACGATGCATTTAGATATATCAGAAGGGACAACAATAGGGGAGAGATTTTCCCTCACTAATGCCGTGGACCCTGATATAGGATCTAATTCTGTAAAGACATACTATCTCAGTCAAAGTGACCATTTTAATATCGAGATTCAAACAGGAAGAGATGGATCTAAATTTGCTGATTTGATACTGAAAAAGCCTTTAGACAGAGAAGAACAAGCTTCACATAATCTGATTCTCACTGCTGTGGATGGAGGAGTCCCCGCGCGCTCTGGCACGGCCAGCATTATTGTGCGCGTTCTGGACACCAATGACAACGCCCCTCAATTCGATAAAGACAGTTATACTATAAATCTGACTGAAAACGCGCCTATTGGAAGCCTTGTAGTGAGATTAAACGCCTCAGATAAAGACGAGGGCTCAAATTCAGATT CTTACTCTTATAGTTTATACACTTCAGAGAAAACACAGCAGACTTTCAGTCTGAATCCCAATAATGGAGAAATCAGAGTGAAAGAGCTGATTAATTATGAGGATTTCAGGATCTATGATATGGAAATTATAGCAACAGATAAAGGAGCTAATAGTCTTACAGGAAAGTGTAAAGTAAAGATTTTAATCACGGATATGAATGATAATCATCCTGAAATTTCCATCAAATCATTCACAAGTCCAGTTAAAGAGGATGTGCCTGTAAATACAGTGATTGCAGTTGTTAGTGTGAGTGATAAAGACTCTGGAGAAAATGGACAGGTAGACATTCATATTTCTGCTGATTTACCTTTTGCGCTTAAAGAATCATCtgataattattatgaattattagttTCAGAGCCGTTAGACCGTGAAAAGCTTCCAGAATATGACATCACTATCACCGTCACTGACAGGGGCAACCCGCCGTTATCTGATAATGAAACTATAACTTTAGAGCTGCTGGACGTGAACGACAATGTTCCTCAGTTCCCACAGACTTTCTACACGATACCAGTAATGGAGAATAACGCGCCTGGAGCTTCACTGAGCTCTATAACTGCTGTAGACCCAGACCTCCATGAAAATCAGTATCTGGTTTATTTCATCATAGAGAAGGAAATAGCCAACACCTCCATGTCCATGCTGTTCTCCATTAACCCGGAGAACGGCAATCTTTACGCGCTAAAGACGTTTGATTATGAGATAGAGAAGGATTTTCTGTTCCACATCGAGGCCAGAGACTCTGGTGTTCCTCCGCTCAGCAGTAACGTGACCGTTCACATTATTATCATGGACCAGAACGACAACACACCGCTTATAGTGTCTCCGTGGCGCGCGCAGGGCTCGGAGGTGAAGGAAACCATCCCGAGATCCACCGATAAAGGAACTCTGATCGCCAAAGTCATCGCCATAGACTCTGATTCAGTGCACAACTCCCGCATCACCTACCAGTTTCTCCAGAACACCGACGCTACATTATTCAGCTTGGATCAATACAACGGAGAGATCCGGACCATGAGGATGTTCAGTTACAGAGACTCGCGAGACCAGCGGCTGGTGGTGATCGCCAAGGACAACGGAGAGCCCGCGCTCTCTGCTACAGTCACCATCAAACTGTCC ACGGTGGAGACCGCGCTTAAAACCTACACTGAGGTGCCTTTGGAGTATGACATCTTCTCGGATTTAAACCTGTATCTGGTGATCGGACTGGGCTCTGTGTCATTTCTTCTGCTCATCACTATATTGGTGACCATCGTGCTCAAGTGCCAGAAAGCGAAGCCCAGCAAAGCGGCTCCTCCGAGCAGGAACAGTGTGATCAGCGAGAGGAACTCCACCATCGCGGACTCCACTCTGGTCTCCAACGATGCCTACTGGTACAGTTTATTTCTAGCAGAGACGAGGAAAGGAAAGCTGGTGGTTAGACAGCCTGTGCCAAAGGGAGCGAGATACATCGTGTCCAGCATCCCGAGGAGCACAGGACTGACCGAGACCAGCGACTCTGCGGCTTCTACTTTACAGGTATGCATTGCCAcatag
- the LOC130241203 gene encoding protocadherin alpha-C2-like, whose protein sequence is MERCKMPQFWRYVNILLFFSAILDTASSVTHYSIPEEMEEGSVVANLASDLGLDVTTLNKRQMRLDIRSNKKYLNVNKETGELYILEKMDREYLCSSKTTTCFIKMEVTMENPVRMFNIEIEIVDINDNAPQFWRDTIRLDISESTAAGERFSLSNAVDPDIGSNSIKTYYLSENERFDIEIQTGRDGSKFADLILKKPLDREEQASYNLILTAVDGGVPARSGTASIIVRVLDTNDNAPQFDKDSYTINLTENAPIGSLVVRLNASDKDEGSNSDLLYSYSLYTSEKTQQTFSLNPNNGEIRVKELINYEDFRIYDMEIIATDKGANSLTGKCKVKILITDMNDNHPEISIKSFTSPVKEDVPVNTVIAVVSVSDKDSGENGQVDIHISADLPFALKESSDNYYELLVSEPLDREKLPEYDITITVTDRGNPPLSDNETITLELLDVNDNVPQFPQTFYTIPVMENNAPGASLSSITAVDPDLHENQYLVYFIIEKEIANTSMSMLFSINPENGNLYALKTFDYEIEKDFLFHIEARDSGVPPLSSNVTVHIIIMDQNDNTPLIVSPWRAQGSEVKETIPRSTDKGTLIAKVIAIDSDSVHNSRITYQFLQNTDATLFSLDQYNGEIRTMRMFSYRDSRDQRLVVIAKDNGEPALSATVTIKLSTVETALKTYTEVPLEYDIFSDLNLYLVIGLGSVSFLLLITILVTIVLKCQKAKPSKAAPPSRNSVISERNSTIADSTLVSNDAYWYSLFLAETRKGKLVVRQPVPKGARYIVSSIPRSTGLTETSDSAASTLQVRKPISTIKERFA, encoded by the coding sequence ATGGAGAGATGTAAAATGCCACAGTTTTGGAGGTATGTAAATATCCTGCTGTTTTTCTCCGCTATTTTGGACACCGCGTCCTCTGTTACGCACTATTCCATCCCAGAAGAAATGGAGGAAGGCTCTGTTGTGGCTAATTTAGCGTCTGATTTGGGACTGGATGTAACAACTCTCAACAAACGACAAATGCGTCTCGATATTAGATCTaacaaaaagtatttaaatgttAACAAAGAGACTGGAGAGCTCTATATATTAGAAAAGATGGACAGAGAATACCTTTGTTCATCAAAAACGACAACTTGTTTTATCAAAATGGAAGTCACGATGGAGAATCCTGTGCGAATGTTTAACATTGAAATTGAAATAGTAGATATAAACGATAATGCTCCTCAGTTTTGGAGAGATACGATACGTCTGGATATATCAGAATCTACAGCAGCCGGAGAGAGATTTTCCCTCAGTAATGCGGTGGATCCTGATATTGGTTCAAATTCAATTAAAACGTATTACTTGAGTGAAAACGAACGTTTTGACATTGAAATACAGACAGGGAGGGACGGGTCAAAATTCGCCGATTTGATACTGAAAAAGCCTTTAGACAGAGAAGAACAAGCTTCATATAATCTGATTCTCACTGCTGTGGATGGAGGAGTCCCCGCGCGCTCTGGCACGGCCAGCATTATCGTGCGCGTTCTGGACACCAATGACAACGCCCCTCAATTCGATAAAGACAGTTATACTATAAATCTGACTGAAAACGCGCCTATTGGAAGCCTTGTAGTGAGATTAAACGCCTCAGATAAAGACGAGGGCTCAAATTCAGATTTACTTTACTCTTATAGTTTATACACTTCAGAGAAAACGCAGCAGACTTTCAGTCTGAATCCTAATAATGGAGAAATCAGAGTGAAAGAGCTGATTAATTACGAGGATTTCAGGATCTATGATATGGAAATTATAGCAACAGATAAAGGAGCTAATAGTCTTACAGGAAAGTGTAAAGTAAAGATTTTAATCACAGATATGAATGATAATCATCCTGAAATTTCCATCAAATCATTCACAAGTCCAGTTAAAGAGGATGTGCCTGTAAATACAGTGATTGCAGTTGTTAGTGTGAGTGATAAAGACTCTGGAGAAAATGGACAGGTAGACATTCATATTTCTGCTGATTTACCTTTTGCGCTTAAAGAATCATCtgataattattatgaattattagttTCAGAGCCGTTAGACCGTGAAAAGCTTCCAGAATATGACATCACTATCACCGTCACTGACAGGGGCAACCCGCCGTTATCTGATAATGAAACTATAACTTTAGAGCTGCTGGACGTGAACGACAATGTTCCTCAGTTCCCACAGACTTTCTACACGATACCAGTAATGGAGAATAACGCGCCTGGAGCTTCACTGAGCTCTATAACTGCTGTAGACCCAGACCTCCATGAAAATCAGTATCTGGTTTATTTCATCATAGAGAAGGAAATAGCCAACACCTCCATGTCCATGCTGTTCTCCATTAACCCGGAGAACGGCAATCTTTACGCGCTAAAGACGTTTGATTATGAGATAGAGAAGGATTTTCTGTTCCACATCGAGGCCAGAGACTCTGGTGTTCCTCCGCTCAGCAGTAACGTGACCGTTCACATTATTATCATGGACCAGAACGACAACACACCGCTTATAGTGTCTCCGTGGCGCGCGCAGGGCTCGGAGGTGAAGGAAACCATCCCGAGATCCACCGATAAAGGAACTCTGATCGCCAAAGTCATCGCCATAGACTCTGATTCAGTGCACAACTCCCGCATCACCTACCAGTTTCTCCAGAACACCGACGCTACATTATTCAGCTTGGATCAATACAACGGAGAGATCCGGACCATGAGGATGTTCAGTTACAGAGACTCGCGAGACCAGCGGCTGGTGGTGATCGCCAAGGACAACGGAGAGCCCGCGCTCTCTGCTACAGTCACCATCAAACTGTCCACGGTGGAGACCGCGCTTAAAACCTACACTGAGGTGCCTTTGGAGTATGACATCTTCTCGGATTTAAACCTGTATCTGGTGATCGGACTGGGCTCTGTGTCATTTCTTCTGCTCATCACTATATTGGTGACCATCGTGCTCAAGTGCCAGAAAGCGAAGCCCAGCAAAGCGGCTCCTCCGAGCAGGAACAGTGTGATCAGCGAGAGGAACTCCACCATCGCGGACTCCACTCTGGTCTCCAACGATGCCTACTGGTACAGTTTATTTCTAGCAGAGACGAGGAAAGGAAAGCTGGTGGTCAGACAGCCTGTGCCAAAGGGAGCGAGATACATCGTGTCCAGCATCCCGAGGAGCACAGGACTGACCGAGACCAGCGACTCTGCGGCTTCTACTCTACAGGTAAGAAAACCTATTTCAACAATCAAAGAGAGATTTGCATAA
- the LOC130241204 gene encoding protocadherin alpha-C2-like — translation MEPTIRLWLRYVLICVFLAAVLQTASAVTHYTIPEEMDEGSVVANLVSDLGLDLRSLSKRKMRLDVVASKKYLDVNKDTGELYILERIDRENLCISKSATTCVLKVDVTLENPIRMFNIELEIMDINDNAPRFRRDTMHLDISEGTTIGERFSLTNAVDPDIGSNSVKTYYLSQSDHFNIEIQTGRDGSKFADLILKKPLDREEQASHNLILTAVDGGVPARSGTASIIVRVLDTNDNAPQFDKDSYTINLTENAPIGSLVVRLNASDKDEGSNSDLLYSYSLYTSEKTQQTFSLNPNNGEIRVKELINYEDFRIYDMEIIATDKGANSLTGKCKVKILITDMNDNHPEISIKSFTSPVKEDVPVNTVIAVVSVSDKDSGENGQVDIHISADLPFALKESSDNYYELLVSEPLDREKLPEYDITITVTDRGNPPLSDNETITLELLDVNDNVPQFPQTFYTIPVMENNAPGASLSSITAVDPDLHENQYLVYFIIEKEIANTSMSMLFSINPENGNLYALKTFDYEIEKDFLFHIEARDSGVPPLSSNVTVHIIIMDQNDNTPLIVSPWRAQGSEVKETIPRSTDKGTLIAKVIAIDSDSVHNSRITYQFLQNTDATLFSLDQYNGEIRTMRMFSYRDSRDQRLVVIAKDNGEPALSATVTIKLSTVETALKTYTEVPLEYDIFSDLNLYLVIGLGSVSFLLLITILVTIVLKCQKAKPSKAAPPSRNSVISERNSTIADSTLVSNDAYWYSLFLAETRKGKLVVRQPVPKGARYIVSSIPRSTGLTETSDSAASTLQVRKPSFNHQREICISFQAKFLYS, via the coding sequence ATGGAACCGACAATACGGCTTTGGTTAAGGTATGTCTTGATCTGCGTATTTCTCGCGGCTGTCTTGCAGACTGCATCTGCTGTTACTCACTACACAATTCCCGAGGAAATGGACGAAGGCTCTGTGGTTGCAAATCTGGTATCTGATTTAGGATTGGATTTGAGAAGTCTTAGTAAACGTAAAATGCGCTTGGATGTCGTCGCCAGTAAAAAATATCTTGACGTTAACAAAGACACAGGGGAGCTGTATATTTTAGAAAGGATTGACAGAGAGAATTTGTGCATATCAAAATCAGCCACAACATGCGTCCTTAAAGTGGATGTCACATTAGAGAATCCTATCCGAATGTTTAATATTGAACTTGAAATAATGGACATAAATGATAATGCTCCACGTTTCCGACGAGATACGATGCATTTAGATATATCAGAAGGGACAACAATAGGGGAGAGATTTTCCCTCACTAATGCCGTGGACCCTGATATAGGATCTAATTCTGTAAAGACATACTATCTCAGTCAAAGTGACCATTTTAATATCGAGATTCAAACAGGAAGAGATGGATCTAAATTTGCTGATTTGATACTGAAAAAGCCTTTAGACAGAGAAGAACAAGCTTCACATAATCTGATTCTCACTGCTGTGGATGGAGGAGTCCCCGCGCGCTCTGGCACGGCCAGCATTATTGTGCGCGTTCTGGACACCAATGACAACGCCCCTCAATTCGATAAAGACAGTTATACTATAAATCTGACTGAAAACGCGCCTATTGGAAGCCTTGTAGTGAGATTAAACGCCTCAGATAAAGACGAGGGCTCAAATTCAGATTTACTTTACTCTTATAGTTTATACACTTCAGAGAAAACACAGCAGACTTTCAGTCTGAATCCCAATAATGGAGAAATCAGAGTGAAAGAGCTGATTAATTATGAGGATTTCAGGATCTATGATATGGAAATTATAGCAACAGATAAAGGAGCTAATAGTCTTACAGGAAAGTGTAAAGTAAAGATTTTAATCACGGATATGAATGATAATCATCCTGAAATTTCCATCAAATCATTCACAAGTCCAGTTAAAGAGGATGTGCCTGTAAATACAGTGATTGCAGTTGTTAGTGTGAGTGATAAAGACTCTGGAGAAAATGGACAGGTAGACATTCATATTTCTGCTGATTTACCTTTTGCGCTTAAAGAATCATCtgataattattatgaattattagttTCAGAGCCGTTAGACCGTGAAAAGCTTCCAGAATATGACATCACTATCACCGTCACTGACAGGGGCAACCCGCCGTTATCTGATAATGAAACTATAACTTTAGAGCTGCTGGACGTGAACGACAATGTTCCTCAGTTCCCACAGACTTTCTACACGATACCAGTAATGGAGAATAACGCGCCTGGAGCTTCACTGAGCTCTATAACTGCTGTAGACCCAGACCTCCATGAAAATCAGTATCTGGTTTATTTCATCATAGAGAAGGAAATAGCCAACACCTCCATGTCCATGCTGTTCTCCATTAACCCGGAGAACGGCAATCTTTACGCGCTAAAGACGTTTGATTATGAGATAGAGAAGGATTTTCTGTTCCACATCGAGGCCAGAGACTCTGGTGTTCCTCCGCTCAGCAGTAACGTGACCGTTCACATTATTATCATGGACCAGAACGACAACACACCGCTTATAGTGTCTCCGTGGCGCGCGCAGGGCTCGGAGGTGAAGGAAACCATCCCGAGATCCACCGATAAAGGAACTCTGATCGCCAAAGTCATCGCCATAGACTCTGATTCAGTGCACAACTCCCGCATCACCTACCAGTTTCTCCAGAACACCGACGCTACATTATTCAGCTTGGATCAATACAACGGAGAGATCCGGACCATGAGGATGTTCAGTTACAGAGACTCGCGAGACCAGCGGCTGGTGGTGATCGCCAAGGACAACGGAGAGCCCGCGCTCTCTGCTACAGTCACCATCAAACTGTCCACGGTGGAGACCGCGCTTAAAACCTACACTGAGGTGCCTTTGGAGTATGACATCTTCTCGGATTTAAACCTGTATCTGGTGATCGGACTGGGCTCCGTGTCATTTCTTCTGCTCATCACTATATTGGTGACCATCGTGCTCAAGTGCCAGAAAGCGAAGCCCAGCAAAGCGGCTCCTCCGAGCAGGAACAGTGTGATCAGCGAGAGGAACTCCACCATCGCGGACTCCACTCTGGTCTCCAACGATGCCTACTGGTACAGTTTATTTCTAGCAGAGACGAGGAAAGGAAAGCTGGTGGTCAGACAGCCTGTGCCAAAGGGAGCGAGATACATCGTGTCCAGCATCCCGAGGAGCACAGGACTGACCGAGACCAGCGACTCTGCGGCTTCTACTCTACAGGTAAGAAAACCCAGTTTTAATCATCAAAGAGAGATTTGCATATCGTTTCAAGCTAAATTTTTATATTCATGA